A single region of the Duganella sp. BuS-21 genome encodes:
- a CDS encoding SDR family oxidoreductase: MVYATYPDLAGKRVLITGGGTGIGAGIVDAFVKQGAQVFFVDIAVEASRELADSMKGAKIPPVFFPCDLTDLDALSNVFAQIEKDHGAIEVLINNAANDNRHQIEDVTGKYWDDSLAVNLRHQFFCAQAVAPGMKKAGSGVILNFGSISWHLALPDLTLYMTAKAAIEGLTRGLARDLGRDGIRVNCVIPGSVRTARQMALWHTPEGEQEILNAQCLHERVEPEDIAAMALFLSSDNARRCSGRDYFVDAGWYGA; encoded by the coding sequence CTGGTCTACGCTACCTACCCGGACCTCGCTGGCAAGCGGGTCCTGATTACTGGCGGCGGAACCGGCATCGGCGCCGGCATCGTGGACGCATTCGTCAAACAAGGCGCGCAAGTGTTCTTCGTCGACATCGCCGTCGAAGCCTCGCGCGAGCTGGCCGACAGTATGAAGGGCGCCAAAATCCCGCCGGTCTTCTTCCCCTGCGACCTGACCGACCTGGACGCCTTGTCCAACGTGTTCGCGCAGATCGAAAAGGATCACGGGGCGATTGAAGTCCTGATCAACAACGCCGCCAACGACAACCGTCACCAGATTGAAGACGTCACCGGCAAGTATTGGGACGACAGCCTGGCCGTCAACCTGCGCCACCAGTTCTTCTGCGCGCAGGCCGTGGCGCCCGGCATGAAGAAGGCCGGCAGCGGCGTGATCCTGAACTTCGGTTCGATCTCGTGGCACCTGGCGCTGCCGGACCTGACCCTGTACATGACCGCCAAGGCGGCCATCGAAGGACTGACCCGCGGCCTGGCGCGCGACCTGGGACGTGACGGCATCCGCGTCAACTGCGTGATTCCCGGTTCGGTGCGCACCGCGCGCCAGATGGCGCTGTGGCACACGCCGGAAGGCGAGCAGGAGATCCTCAACGCGCAGTGCCTGCACGAGCGCGTGGAGCCGGAAGACATCGCCGCCATGGCGCTGTTCCTGTCCTCGGACAATGCACGACGCTGCTCCGGCCGCGATTACTTCGTAGACGCCGGATGGTATGGTGCATGA
- a CDS encoding fumarylacetoacetate hydrolase family protein has product MKNNLKHAPVSAHLPVDLPDALLVGRVWRADVNGPSVVVVRNGEVFDITALAPTMSDLLERDDLVAFAHSAQGESLGRAEALVEAALGNGGPHAEAAVRLLAPCDVQAIKACGVTFAVSLLERVIEEQAGGNPAKADELRASLLKDIGADLSAIKPGSPEAEKLKQEFIARGAWSQYMEVGIGPYAEVFSKSQPMSAVGFGADVGLNSASKWNNPEPEIVLAVNSRAQTVGATLGNDVNLRDIEGRSALLLGKAKDNNASCGIGPFIRLFDERFTIDTVRNAELRLAIEGAEDGFRLDGESRMRQISRDPLDLVSQTSGPHHQYPDGFMLFLGTMFSPIKDRGAPGAGFTHKLGDRVSISSPSLGMLVNHVYLSEEVAPWTFGVRALYRNLAQRGLLN; this is encoded by the coding sequence ATGAAAAACAATCTGAAACACGCGCCGGTATCGGCCCACCTGCCGGTCGACCTGCCGGACGCACTGCTGGTAGGCCGCGTATGGCGCGCCGACGTCAACGGCCCAAGCGTGGTCGTGGTGCGCAACGGCGAAGTATTCGACATCACTGCGCTGGCGCCGACCATGTCGGACCTGCTGGAGCGCGACGACCTGGTGGCTTTCGCCCACTCGGCGCAAGGTGAATCGCTGGGCCGCGCCGAGGCGCTGGTGGAAGCGGCGCTGGGCAACGGCGGCCCTCACGCAGAGGCGGCGGTGCGCCTGCTGGCGCCGTGCGACGTGCAAGCCATCAAGGCTTGCGGCGTGACCTTCGCCGTCAGCCTGCTGGAACGCGTGATCGAAGAGCAGGCCGGCGGCAATCCGGCCAAGGCCGACGAGCTGCGCGCCTCGCTGCTCAAGGACATTGGCGCCGACCTGTCGGCCATCAAGCCAGGTTCGCCGGAAGCGGAAAAGCTCAAGCAAGAATTCATCGCGCGCGGCGCCTGGTCGCAGTACATGGAAGTGGGCATCGGCCCTTACGCCGAAGTGTTCTCCAAGTCGCAGCCGATGTCGGCGGTCGGTTTCGGCGCCGACGTCGGCCTGAACTCGGCATCGAAATGGAACAACCCTGAACCGGAAATCGTGTTGGCCGTGAACAGCCGCGCCCAGACCGTCGGCGCCACCCTGGGCAACGACGTCAACCTGCGCGACATCGAAGGCCGCAGCGCGCTGCTGCTGGGTAAAGCCAAGGACAACAACGCCTCCTGCGGCATCGGCCCGTTCATCCGCCTGTTCGACGAACGCTTCACCATCGACACCGTACGCAATGCGGAACTGCGCCTGGCGATCGAAGGCGCCGAAGACGGCTTCCGCCTGGACGGCGAAAGCCGCATGCGCCAGATCAGCCGCGATCCGCTGGACCTGGTGTCGCAAACCAGCGGCCCGCACCACCAGTATCCGGACGGCTTCATGCTCTTCCTCGGCACCATGTTCTCGCCGATCAAGGACCGTGGCGCACCGGGCGCCGGCTTCACCCACAAGCTGGGTGACCGCGTCAGCATCAGCAGCCCGTCGCTCGGCATGCTGGTCAACCACGTCTACCTGAGCGAAGAAGTCGCACCGTGGACCTTCGGCGTGCGCGCGCTGTACCGCAATCTGGCCCAACGCGGCCTGCTCAACTAA
- a CDS encoding SMP-30/gluconolactonase/LRE family protein, translated as MNLYQPECIWPLGATLGEGPVWHSEDKMLYFVDIKQRAIHRCAEDGGRRQSWTLTSEVGFALPIHGGDFVCGLPGRIERFSFETGALSTIQELEAELPGNRLNDGYVDRHGALWFGSMDNAEVAPSGSLFRLGAGQGLQHKDGGYVITNGPCVSPDGRTFYHTDTLEKTIYAFDLDEQGALSNKRVFVKIAGAGYPDGTAVDADGALWVGLFAGARIERYAASGELLDTIPMPCSNVTKVAFGGEDLRTVFVTTARKGLTDEELRREPLAGGVFSFRVATPGQLQHSYLPEYLSE; from the coding sequence ATGAACCTCTACCAGCCTGAGTGCATCTGGCCGCTGGGGGCGACCCTCGGTGAAGGCCCGGTATGGCATTCTGAAGACAAGATGCTGTACTTCGTCGACATCAAGCAGCGCGCCATCCACCGCTGCGCGGAAGACGGCGGCCGCCGCCAGAGCTGGACGCTGACGTCCGAAGTGGGCTTCGCCTTGCCGATCCACGGCGGCGACTTCGTGTGCGGCCTGCCGGGCCGCATCGAGCGCTTCTCGTTCGAGACCGGTGCGCTGAGCACTATCCAGGAACTGGAAGCCGAGCTGCCGGGCAATCGCCTCAACGACGGCTATGTGGACCGCCACGGCGCGCTGTGGTTCGGCTCCATGGACAACGCCGAAGTGGCGCCCAGCGGTTCGCTGTTCCGTCTCGGTGCGGGCCAGGGCCTGCAGCACAAGGACGGCGGCTACGTCATCACCAACGGTCCGTGCGTCAGCCCGGACGGCCGCACCTTCTACCACACGGACACGCTGGAGAAGACCATTTACGCCTTCGACCTGGACGAACAGGGCGCGCTGTCCAACAAGCGCGTGTTCGTCAAGATCGCCGGCGCCGGCTACCCGGACGGCACGGCGGTGGATGCCGACGGCGCGTTGTGGGTCGGCCTGTTCGCCGGCGCCCGCATCGAGCGGTATGCGGCATCGGGGGAACTGCTGGACACAATCCCCATGCCGTGTTCGAATGTCACCAAGGTCGCCTTCGGGGGCGAGGATCTGCGCACCGTGTTCGTGACCACGGCCCGCAAGGGACTGACGGACGAAGAATTGCGCCGGGAACCGCTGGCGGGAGGCGTATTCAGCTTCCGCGTGGCGACACCGGGACAACTGCAGCATTCGTATTTACCAGAATATTTATCAGAATAG
- the xylG gene encoding D-xylose ABC transporter ATP-binding protein produces MAEYLLEMRNIVKEFGGVRALNGIDIKLKAGECAGLCGENGAGKSTLMKVLSAVYPHGTWDGEIIWDGKPLQAQSIRETEAAGIVIIHQELMLVPELSVAENIFLGNEITLPGGRMDYAAMNRRAELLLKELNINDVNVVLPVKQYGGGHQQLIEIAKALNKNARLLILDEPSSSLTASEIKVLLAIIHSLKAKGVTCVYISHKLDEVADICDTIVTIRDGQHIATTPMSEMNIDRIIAQMVGREMTQLYPQREHTPGEVIFEARNVTCFDPDNPERKRVDDISFKLRKGEILGIAGLVGAGRTELVSAIFGAYPGESQAEVWLNGRKLDTSTPVKSIRNGLAMVPEDRKHHGIVPDLGVGHNMTLAVLNDFVRATRIDQDAELATIRQEIKSVKLKTSSPFLPITGLSGGNQQKAVLSKMLLTKPKILILDEPTRGVDVGAKFEIYQLIFNLAKEGMSIIMVSSELAEVLGISDRVLVIGEGKLRGDFVNDNLSQETVLAAALDAH; encoded by the coding sequence ATGGCCGAATATCTTCTGGAAATGCGCAACATCGTCAAGGAGTTTGGCGGCGTGCGCGCTTTGAACGGCATCGACATCAAGCTCAAGGCCGGCGAATGCGCCGGCCTTTGTGGCGAGAACGGCGCCGGTAAATCGACTTTGATGAAAGTGCTGTCCGCCGTGTACCCGCACGGCACCTGGGACGGCGAGATTATCTGGGACGGCAAGCCTTTGCAGGCGCAGTCCATCCGTGAAACCGAGGCCGCCGGCATCGTCATCATCCACCAGGAACTGATGCTGGTGCCGGAGCTGTCGGTGGCGGAGAATATCTTCCTCGGCAACGAAATCACGCTGCCGGGCGGCCGCATGGACTATGCGGCCATGAACCGCCGCGCCGAGCTGCTGCTGAAGGAACTGAACATCAACGACGTCAACGTGGTGCTGCCGGTGAAGCAGTACGGCGGCGGCCACCAGCAGCTGATCGAGATCGCCAAGGCGCTCAACAAGAACGCGCGCCTGCTGATCCTGGACGAGCCATCGTCCTCGCTGACGGCGTCCGAGATCAAGGTGCTGCTGGCGATTATCCATTCGCTGAAAGCCAAGGGCGTCACCTGCGTCTACATCTCGCACAAGCTGGATGAGGTGGCCGACATCTGCGACACCATCGTCACCATCCGCGACGGCCAGCATATCGCCACCACGCCGATGTCGGAGATGAATATCGACCGCATCATCGCGCAGATGGTCGGCCGCGAAATGACGCAGCTGTATCCGCAGCGCGAACATACGCCGGGCGAGGTGATTTTCGAAGCGCGCAACGTCACTTGCTTCGACCCGGATAATCCGGAGCGCAAGCGGGTGGACGACATCTCCTTCAAGCTGCGCAAGGGCGAGATCCTCGGCATCGCCGGCCTGGTGGGAGCAGGGCGCACCGAACTGGTGTCCGCCATCTTCGGCGCGTATCCGGGCGAGAGCCAGGCGGAAGTCTGGCTGAACGGCCGCAAGCTCGATACCAGTACGCCGGTGAAGTCGATCCGCAACGGCCTGGCCATGGTGCCGGAAGACCGCAAGCACCACGGCATCGTGCCGGACCTCGGCGTCGGCCACAACATGACGCTGGCGGTGCTGAACGACTTCGTGCGCGCCACCCGCATCGACCAGGATGCCGAACTGGCGACCATCCGCCAGGAGATCAAGAGCGTCAAGCTGAAGACCTCCAGCCCCTTCCTGCCGATCACCGGCCTTTCCGGCGGCAACCAGCAGAAGGCGGTGCTGTCCAAGATGCTGCTGACCAAACCGAAGATCCTGATCCTTGACGAACCGACGCGCGGCGTCGATGTCGGCGCCAAGTTCGAGATCTATCAGCTGATCTTCAATCTGGCCAAGGAGGGCATGTCGATCATCATGGTGTCGTCGGAACTGGCCGAAGTGCTGGGCATTTCGGACCGGGTGCTGGTGATCGGCGAGGGCAAGCTACGCGGCGATTTCGTCAACGACAATCTGAGCCAGGAAACCGTGCTGGCTGCGGCGCTGGACGCGCATTGA
- the xylF gene encoding D-xylose ABC transporter substrate-binding protein, with protein sequence MKKIVVSAVLGAMMALGAGSAMADAKNPKIGFSIDDLRLERWARDREYFTAEAEKLGAKVFVQSADASEQRQISQIENLIARGVDVLVIVPYNATVLNNAIREAKKAKIKVVSYDRLILNADIDAYISFDNAKVGELQAGSLVAIKPKGNYYLLGGAPTDNNAKVLREGQMKVLQPLIDKGDIKVVGKQWTKDWSASEALSIVENALTANGNKIDAVVASNDATAGGAIQALAAQKMAGKVPVSGQDADLAAVKRVIAGTQAMTVYKPLKLIATEAARLSIKLVRNEAPAYNASYPNGTKNVSTLLLAPIALTKANVNILSDDGFYTKAQLTAN encoded by the coding sequence ATGAAGAAGATTGTAGTAAGCGCCGTGTTGGGCGCCATGATGGCCCTGGGCGCCGGCAGCGCCATGGCCGACGCCAAGAACCCGAAGATCGGTTTTTCGATCGACGACCTGCGCCTGGAACGCTGGGCGCGCGACCGTGAGTACTTCACCGCCGAAGCCGAAAAGCTGGGCGCCAAGGTGTTCGTGCAATCGGCCGACGCCAGCGAGCAGCGCCAGATTTCGCAGATCGAGAACCTGATCGCGCGCGGCGTGGATGTGCTGGTCATCGTGCCGTACAACGCCACGGTGTTGAACAACGCCATCCGTGAAGCCAAGAAGGCCAAGATCAAAGTGGTGTCCTACGACCGCCTGATCCTGAATGCCGACATCGACGCCTACATCTCCTTCGACAACGCCAAGGTCGGCGAATTGCAGGCCGGCAGCCTGGTCGCCATCAAACCGAAAGGTAACTACTACCTGCTGGGCGGCGCGCCGACCGACAACAACGCCAAGGTCCTGCGCGAAGGCCAGATGAAAGTGCTGCAGCCGCTGATCGACAAGGGCGACATCAAGGTCGTGGGCAAGCAGTGGACCAAGGACTGGAGCGCCTCCGAAGCCTTGTCCATCGTGGAGAACGCGCTGACCGCCAACGGCAACAAGATCGACGCCGTGGTCGCATCCAACGACGCCACCGCCGGCGGTGCGATCCAGGCGCTGGCCGCGCAGAAGATGGCCGGCAAAGTGCCGGTCTCCGGCCAGGACGCCGACCTGGCGGCCGTCAAGCGCGTCATCGCCGGCACCCAGGCCATGACCGTCTACAAGCCGCTCAAGCTGATCGCCACCGAAGCCGCACGCCTGTCGATCAAGCTGGTACGCAACGAAGCGCCGGCCTACAACGCCAGCTATCCGAATGGTACGAAGAACGTCAGCACGCTGCTGCTGGCGCCGATCGCCCTGACCAAGGCGAACGTGAACATACTGTCTGACGACGGCTTCTACACCAAGGCTCAACTGACCGCCAACTAA
- a CDS encoding sugar ABC transporter permease — translation MKSMNIKQLFTQYKMLALLIAVALIWAFFSYHTEGGFVTPRNLSNLMRQMAITGIVACGMSLVIIAGEIDLSVGSLLGLLGGIAAVLDVTHHLPLPMTLIAVLVVGLIIGLFNGYLTAYLGIPSFIVGLGGMLAYRGIVLGVTGGTTIAPVSDDMVYIGQAYLSPVLGIALGFLLFAVAIYLIFAQRRSRVVHKLDIAPVWRDAAKLAMLGVVLAAFVITFNSYEGIPLPVLLLLALLGVFSYVTTQTVFGRRVYSVGSNMEATRLSGINVKSIKLWIFGIMGLMCALAGIVNTARLAAGSPSAGTSGELDAIAACFIGGTSMRGGSGTVHGALIGALVMASLDNGMSMLDVDTYWQMIVKGAILTLAVWVDVSTRAGKR, via the coding sequence ATGAAAAGTATGAATATCAAGCAGTTGTTCACGCAGTATAAGATGCTGGCGTTGTTGATCGCGGTGGCATTGATCTGGGCCTTCTTCAGCTACCACACCGAAGGTGGCTTCGTCACGCCGCGCAACCTGTCCAACCTGATGCGCCAGATGGCCATCACCGGCATCGTCGCCTGCGGCATGTCGCTGGTGATCATCGCCGGCGAGATCGACCTCTCGGTCGGCTCGCTGCTTGGACTGTTGGGCGGCATCGCGGCGGTGCTGGACGTGACGCACCATTTGCCCTTGCCCATGACACTGATCGCAGTGCTGGTGGTGGGCCTGATCATCGGCCTGTTCAACGGCTACCTGACCGCCTACCTGGGCATTCCGTCCTTCATCGTCGGCCTGGGCGGCATGCTGGCTTATCGCGGCATTGTGCTGGGCGTAACCGGCGGCACCACCATCGCGCCGGTATCGGACGACATGGTCTACATCGGCCAGGCCTACCTGTCGCCGGTGCTGGGCATCGCGCTGGGCTTCCTGTTGTTCGCGGTGGCGATCTACCTGATCTTCGCGCAGCGCCGCAGCCGCGTCGTACACAAGCTGGACATTGCGCCGGTATGGCGCGACGCCGCCAAGCTGGCCATGCTGGGCGTGGTGCTGGCGGCTTTCGTCATCACCTTCAACTCCTACGAAGGCATCCCGCTGCCGGTGCTGCTGTTGCTGGCGTTGCTGGGCGTGTTCAGCTACGTCACCACGCAGACGGTGTTCGGCCGCCGCGTGTACTCGGTCGGTTCGAACATGGAGGCGACCCGCCTGTCGGGCATCAACGTCAAGTCGATCAAGCTGTGGATCTTCGGGATCATGGGCCTGATGTGCGCACTGGCCGGCATCGTCAACACCGCGCGCCTGGCGGCCGGTTCGCCATCGGCCGGCACCTCGGGCGAGCTGGATGCGATTGCGGCCTGCTTCATCGGCGGCACCTCGATGCGCGGCGGCTCGGGCACCGTACACGGGGCGCTGATCGGCGCGCTGGTCATGGCGTCGCTGGACAACGGCATGTCGATGCTGGACGTGGACACGTACTGGCAAATGATCGTCAAGGGCGCGATTCTGACGCTCGCCGTGTGGGTCGACGTCAGCACCCGTGCAGGCAAGCGCTAA
- a CDS encoding glycoside hydrolase family 3 C-terminal domain-containing protein — protein MTNHRRQFLTSVSGLAGLTVLPSFAAAAQAPYKDAALPLEKRVDDLLGRMTLDEKIAQMICTWQQKTEIQDAKGEFSAAKAQKVWPHGLGMIGRPSDRRVAQGGAAGDSGEQKNRNALETATYVNAAQKWAVEQTRLGIPMFMHEEALHGYVARDATCFPQAIGIASSFDPELTTKIFSVAAREMRVRGANLALAPVVDVAREPRWGRIEETYGEDPYLCGEIGKAAIIGFAGTDAKLAKDKVFVTLKHMTGHGQPENGTNIGPAEVSERTLREDFFPPFEKAIRETNVGCVMPSYNEIGGVPSHASHWLLHKVLREEWGFKGITVSDYFGINELITRHKLVATPKEAAYRAIKAGVDVETPDGLAYKELGALVKEKRVSEAEIDVVVRRILTMKFQSGLFEQPYVDAKVADSLTATPDAIALARLSATRTPVLLKNDKGVLPLDGKKVGKLLLVGTHAKDTPIGGYSDIPRHVVSIYDGLRAEAKAQGFSLSYSEGVRITESRLWGADEIKFTPPEVNAKLIAAAVEAAKAADTIVMVLGDNEQTSREAWADTHLGDRETLDLMGQQNDLARAIFALGKPTVVFLLNGRPLSINLLAEKADAIIEGWYMGQETGYAAADLLFGRANPGGKLPVSIARSVGQLPIFYNHKPSARRGYIDGSTKPLYPFGFGLSYTTFAISEPRLAKASIGVSESTKVEVDVTNTGKRAGDEVVQIYIRDDVSSVTRPVLELKAFKRVTLQPGEKRTLSFDIKPSDLWFHNTEMQRVVEPGSFTIHAGPDSVNLKSVKLMVS, from the coding sequence ATGACCAATCATCGCAGGCAGTTCCTCACGTCCGTGTCCGGCCTGGCCGGCCTGACCGTGTTGCCATCGTTTGCCGCTGCCGCGCAAGCGCCTTACAAGGACGCCGCGCTGCCGCTGGAAAAACGCGTCGACGATCTGCTGGGGCGCATGACGCTGGACGAGAAGATCGCCCAAATGATCTGCACCTGGCAGCAGAAGACCGAGATCCAGGACGCCAAGGGCGAGTTCTCGGCCGCCAAGGCGCAGAAGGTCTGGCCGCACGGCCTGGGCATGATCGGTCGCCCGTCCGACCGCCGCGTGGCCCAGGGCGGGGCCGCCGGCGACTCCGGCGAGCAGAAAAATCGCAACGCGCTGGAAACCGCCACCTACGTCAACGCTGCGCAGAAGTGGGCGGTCGAGCAGACCCGCCTCGGCATCCCGATGTTCATGCACGAGGAAGCATTGCACGGCTACGTGGCGCGCGACGCCACCTGCTTCCCGCAGGCGATCGGCATTGCCTCGTCGTTCGATCCGGAACTGACGACGAAAATCTTCAGCGTCGCGGCGCGCGAGATGCGCGTGCGCGGCGCCAACCTGGCGCTGGCGCCGGTGGTGGACGTGGCGCGCGAACCGCGCTGGGGCCGGATTGAGGAAACCTACGGCGAAGACCCTTACCTGTGCGGCGAAATCGGCAAGGCCGCCATCATCGGCTTTGCCGGCACCGACGCCAAGCTGGCCAAGGACAAGGTGTTTGTCACCCTCAAGCACATGACCGGCCACGGCCAGCCCGAGAACGGCACCAACATCGGCCCGGCGGAAGTCAGCGAGCGCACCCTGCGCGAAGACTTCTTCCCGCCGTTTGAAAAAGCCATCCGTGAAACCAACGTCGGTTGCGTTATGCCGTCGTATAACGAAATCGGCGGCGTGCCGTCGCACGCCAGCCACTGGCTGCTGCACAAGGTGCTGCGCGAGGAGTGGGGCTTCAAGGGCATCACCGTGTCGGACTACTTCGGCATCAATGAACTGATCACCCGCCACAAGCTGGTAGCGACGCCGAAGGAAGCCGCCTACCGCGCCATCAAGGCCGGCGTCGATGTGGAAACCCCGGACGGCCTGGCCTACAAGGAGCTGGGCGCGCTGGTGAAGGAAAAGCGCGTCTCGGAAGCCGAGATCGACGTCGTGGTGCGCCGCATCCTGACCATGAAATTCCAATCGGGCCTGTTCGAGCAGCCATATGTCGACGCCAAGGTGGCCGACAGCCTGACCGCCACGCCGGACGCCATTGCGCTGGCGCGGCTGTCGGCGACCCGCACGCCGGTGCTGCTGAAGAACGACAAGGGCGTGCTGCCGCTGGACGGCAAGAAGGTCGGCAAGCTGCTGCTGGTCGGCACCCACGCCAAGGACACGCCGATCGGCGGCTACTCGGACATTCCGCGCCACGTGGTGTCGATCTACGACGGCTTGCGGGCCGAAGCCAAGGCGCAGGGCTTCTCGCTGTCGTACTCGGAAGGCGTGCGCATCACCGAAAGCCGCTTGTGGGGCGCCGACGAGATCAAGTTCACGCCGCCGGAAGTCAACGCCAAGCTGATCGCCGCCGCCGTGGAAGCGGCCAAGGCGGCCGACACCATCGTGATGGTCCTTGGCGACAACGAACAGACCAGCCGCGAAGCGTGGGCCGACACCCACCTGGGCGATCGCGAAACGCTGGACCTGATGGGCCAGCAAAACGACCTGGCGCGCGCGATTTTCGCGCTCGGCAAGCCGACCGTGGTGTTCCTGCTGAACGGCCGACCGCTGTCGATCAACCTGCTGGCGGAGAAAGCCGACGCCATCATCGAAGGCTGGTACATGGGCCAGGAGACCGGCTACGCCGCCGCCGACCTGTTGTTCGGCCGCGCCAATCCGGGCGGTAAGTTGCCGGTGTCGATAGCGCGCAGCGTGGGCCAGCTGCCGATCTTCTACAACCACAAGCCATCGGCACGCCGTGGCTACATTGACGGTTCGACCAAGCCCCTGTATCCGTTCGGCTTCGGCTTGAGCTACACCACCTTTGCGATCTCCGAGCCGCGCCTGGCCAAGGCCAGCATCGGCGTCAGCGAATCGACCAAGGTCGAAGTGGACGTGACCAACACCGGCAAGCGCGCCGGCGACGAAGTGGTGCAGATCTATATCCGCGACGACGTCAGCTCGGTTACCCGTCCGGTACTGGAATTGAAGGCCTTCAAGCGCGTGACGCTGCAGCCGGGCGAGAAGCGCACTTTGAGCTTCGACATCAAACCGTCCGACCTGTGGTTCCACAACACCGAGATGCAGCGCGTAGTGGAGCCGGGCAGCTTCACCATACACGCCGGTCCGGACAGCGTGAACCTGAAGTCGGTCAAGCTGATGGTGAGTTAG
- a CDS encoding dihydroxy-acid dehydratase family protein, whose amino-acid sequence MSTQSRRYRSQDWFDNPDHIDMTALYLERFMNYGITPEELRSGRPIIGIAQSGSDISPCNRIHLELAQRVRDGIRDAGGIAMEFPLHPIFENCRRPTAAIDRNLAYMGLVEILHGYPIDAVVLTTGCDKTTPSQLMAAATVDIPAIVLSGGPMLDGWFEGELAGSGAAIWKGRRQLAAGKIDNEKFLQIAAASAPSAGHCNTMGTASTMNAIAEALGMSLTGCSAIPAPYRERGQMAYETGKRIVEMAKQDLRPSAILNRDAFLDAIVVNAAIGGSTNAQQHIVAMARHAGVELKSSDWMEYGHKVPLLLNMQPSGKFLGERFHRAGGVPAVMWELEQQGKLRSKRLTVTGKTMAENLLGRETVDREVIYPFSAPLKEDAGFFVLKGNLFDFAIMKTSVISPEFRARYLSKPGAENVFESRAIVFDGSGDYHDRINDPSLNIDEDCMLVIRGAGPIGWPGSAEVVNMQPPDALIKRGVNWLPTLGDGRQSGTSDSPSILNASPESAVGGGLAYIRTGDTVRVDLNEGSCNMLISDEELVKRKAEGIPAIPASQTPWQELYRSTVGQMETGACMELALEYKEVGQTLARHNH is encoded by the coding sequence ATGAGCACCCAATCGCGTCGCTACCGTTCGCAGGACTGGTTTGATAATCCAGACCATATCGATATGACCGCGCTCTATCTCGAGCGCTTCATGAACTACGGGATCACGCCGGAGGAACTGCGTTCCGGCCGCCCGATCATCGGCATTGCACAAAGCGGCAGCGACATCAGCCCGTGCAACCGCATCCACCTGGAGCTGGCCCAGCGCGTGCGCGACGGTATCCGTGATGCCGGCGGCATCGCGATGGAATTCCCGCTGCACCCGATCTTCGAGAACTGCCGCCGCCCGACCGCCGCCATCGACCGCAACCTGGCGTATATGGGCCTGGTCGAAATCCTGCACGGCTATCCGATCGACGCCGTGGTGCTGACCACCGGCTGCGACAAGACCACGCCGTCGCAGCTGATGGCCGCTGCCACGGTCGACATTCCCGCCATCGTGCTGTCCGGCGGCCCGATGCTGGACGGCTGGTTCGAGGGTGAACTGGCCGGTTCCGGCGCCGCCATCTGGAAAGGCCGCCGTCAACTGGCCGCAGGCAAGATCGACAACGAGAAGTTCCTGCAGATCGCCGCCGCTTCGGCGCCGTCGGCCGGCCACTGCAACACCATGGGCACCGCATCGACCATGAACGCCATCGCCGAAGCGCTGGGCATGTCGCTGACCGGGTGCTCGGCGATTCCCGCGCCGTACCGCGAACGCGGACAGATGGCCTACGAAACCGGCAAGCGCATCGTCGAGATGGCGAAGCAGGACCTCCGTCCTTCGGCCATCCTGAACCGCGACGCCTTCCTGGACGCGATCGTGGTTAACGCCGCCATCGGCGGATCCACCAACGCCCAGCAGCACATCGTCGCCATGGCGCGTCACGCCGGCGTCGAGCTGAAGTCGAGCGACTGGATGGAATACGGCCACAAGGTGCCGTTGCTGCTGAACATGCAGCCGTCCGGTAAATTCCTGGGCGAGCGCTTCCACCGCGCCGGCGGCGTGCCTGCCGTGATGTGGGAACTGGAACAGCAGGGCAAGCTGCGCTCCAAGCGCCTCACCGTCACCGGCAAGACCATGGCGGAGAATCTGCTCGGTCGCGAGACCGTCGACCGCGAAGTGATCTATCCATTCAGCGCGCCGCTGAAGGAAGACGCCGGTTTCTTCGTCCTGAAGGGCAACCTGTTCGACTTCGCCATCATGAAGACCAGCGTGATTTCGCCGGAGTTCCGCGCGCGCTACCTGAGCAAGCCGGGCGCCGAGAACGTGTTCGAATCGCGCGCCATCGTGTTCGACGGTTCGGGCGACTACCACGACCGCATCAACGACCCGTCGCTGAACATCGACGAGGACTGCATGCTGGTGATTCGCGGCGCCGGCCCGATCGGCTGGCCCGGCTCGGCGGAAGTCGTCAACATGCAACCGCCCGATGCGCTGATCAAGCGCGGCGTCAACTGGCTGCCGACGCTGGGCGACGGCCGCCAGTCCGGCACCTCGGACAGCCCGTCGATCCTGAACGCCTCGCCGGAAAGCGCGGTAGGCGGCGGCCTGGCCTACATCCGCACCGGCGACACCGTGCGCGTGGACCTGAATGAAGGCAGTTGCAATATGCTGATCAGCGACGAGGAACTGGTCAAGCGCAAGGCCGAAGGCATTCCAGCCATTCCGGCCAGCCAGACGCCATGGCAGGAGTTGTACCGCTCCACCGTGGGCCAGATGGAGACCGGCGCCTGCATGGAACTGGCGCTCGAATACAAGGAAGTGGGCCAGACCCTGGCACGCCACAACCACTGA